A single window of Channa argus isolate prfri chromosome 10, Channa argus male v1.0, whole genome shotgun sequence DNA harbors:
- the LOC137134335 gene encoding phospholipid-transporting ATPase ABCA1-like isoform X1: MSVSTQLGLLLWKNFTYRRRQALQLLVEILWPLFIFFILISVRLNYPPYEQHECHFPNKAMPSAGTLPWLQGILCNANNPCFRNPTPGESPGIVGNFNDSIISRLFSDSKRILLYSQNDKNLDGFKELAEALQALQSSPSGFKVKHFLRDNETLSTFLLRNASLPEHIVQQIKEADINLEKVLLRGFGVHLREMCPRKGGKHSLEDFVSISDKQVLTQVQEVICEAAPIWLNRAEDHFLNNLDFFRPILIKTQKDVESDSDAVRQVARATNNLLDSLGSLAVELADMKSWIDLRNEIVFLTQNATSSPSAMYQAVSRIVCGHPEGGGLQIKSLNWYEDSNYKAMFGNYNSSEDEATTPYDNSSTPYCNNLVKNMDSNPMSRMIWQALKPLLMGKILYTPHNPATQKIIHEVNRTFQELGVFRDLGGMWEEMKPKVWNFMENSQQMDLIRTLLKNNVTARFFHAHLSDTDWTVADVSNFLSKQAEDPQPQGSALTWREVFNDTDQAIMSISRFMECVNLDKLESVSTEERLVNKSMVLLEDRKFWAGFVFPDIAPNATELPAKVNFKIRMDIDNVERTNKIKDAYWDPGPRADPFEDMRYIWGGFLYLQDIIEQGIIRAVTGTKEKTGVYIQQMPYPCYVDDIFLRVMSRSMPLFMTLAWMYSVAIILKSVVYEKEARLKETMRIMGLDNGILWFSWFISSLIPLLISAGLLVLLLKKGNLLPYSDPGVVFLFLGSFAVVTVMQCFLISTAFARANLAAACGGIIYFTLYLPYVLCVAWQDYIGFGTKVFASLLSPVAFGFGCEYFALFEEQGVGIQWKNLVSSPLEEDEFSLRTAIIVMYFDAFLYGVLTWYIEAVFPGQYGIPRPWYFPFTKSYWFGEPEGPSRNIPLNRKGNPGAVCMEEEPAHLEPGVYIENLVKVYRHGKKLAVDGLTLGFYEGQITSFLGHNGAGKTTTMSILTGLFPPTSGTAYILGKDIRTELSAIRQSLGVCPQHNVLFSMLTVEEHIWFYGRLKGLPEQQVKGEIEQILQDTGLPHKRTSKTSTLSGGMQRKLSVALAFVGGSKVVILDEPTAGVDPYARRGIWDLLLNYRQGRTIILSTHHMDEADILGDRIAIISHGKLCCVGSSLYLKNQLGTGYYLTLVKKEPEPSLSSCRNSSSTVSFTKKEEESGSVSSSDAGLGSEHESEAATIENGLASSICDVPFVPPHVSPVSSLIMRHIPAARMAEDLGNELTYVLPYSAAKDGAFVKLFKDLDVKLPDLGISSYGVSDTTLEEIFLKVAEDNGVDTEVPSDGTLPVRRRRRTHAFGGGDPQSCLRPLTDDNNDSNESDGDPECRDTEWLKCIDGKGSYQVKGWSLKRQQFVALMWKRFLYARRSRKGFFAQIVLPAVFVCIALLFSLIVPPFGKYPSLELQPWMYEDQVTFISDDAPGDTNMQKLLNSLLDAPGFGTRCMEGHPIPEAPCTMGDDDWHIPDVPESVQQLFSSGNWTMENPSPGCVCSSDGKKKMLPDCPPGAGGLPPPEMKLSATDTLQNLTGRNISDYLVKTYAQIIGKSLKNKVWVNEFRYGGFSVGARSTQVLPPAKEIDEAIERVRKIFEIQKGAAADRFLDSLSGFINGLDTKNNVKIWFNNKGWHSIGAFINVMSNGILRANLPKGKDPSSYGISAFNHPLNLTKEQLSQVALVTTSVDVLVSICVIFAMSFVPASFVVFLIQERVSKAKHMHFISGVQPLLYWVANFTWDMCNYIVPATLVILIFICFQQKAYVSSTNLPVLALLLLLYGWSITPLMYPASFVFNIPSTAYVVLTSVNILIGINGSIATFVMELFGNNEIGGINDILKNVLLIFPHFCLGRGLIDMVKNQAMADALERFGENRFRSPLQWDMVGKNLFAMAVEGVVFFIITVLIQYRFCIKPRMCPLFLCRPISKLTKLGPLSEEDEDVARERQRIVHGLGHGDILELRELTKVFKRKQKPAVDRLCVGIPPGECFGLLGVNGAGKTTTFKMLTGDTMVTSGEAFLARKSILREIDEVHQNMGYCPQFDAINELLTGREHLELYAILRGVPETEVCDVAEWGIKKLGLVKYADKAAGSYSGGNMRKLSTAMALIGAPPVVFLDEPTTGMDPKARRALWNCIHSVIKEGRSIVLTSHSMEECEALCTRMAIMVNGRFRCLGSVQHLKNRFGDGYTIILRVAGPDPDLLPVMKFIESELSGSTLKEKHRNMLQYQLPSSLTSLAHIFSILAKNKETLKIEDYSVSQTTLDQVFVNFAKDQSDDYHSKDNSVRRKDVSIDISTLSSKKGAAESGGGLSESVM; encoded by the exons GGGAAATGTGTCCCAGGAAAGGAGGAAAGCATAGTCTGGAGGACTTTGTGTCGATCTCAGACAAACAGGTGTTGACACAGGTCCAGGAAGTGATCTGTGAGGCGGCACCCATCTGGCTGAACCGTGCTGAGGACCATTTCCTGAACAACCTGGACTTCTTCAGACCCATCCTGATAAAAACACAG AAGGATGTGGAGTCAGACTCCGATGCCGTAAGACAGGTGGCCCGAGCGACTAACAACTTGCTGGACAGTCTGGGTTCTCTTGCCGTCGAG TTGGCTGATATGAAAAGCTGGATCGACCTGAGGAACGAGATCGTCTTCCTGACACAGAATGCCACGTCATCCCCTAGTGCCATGTACCAAGCGGTCTCCAGGATTGTGTGCGGCCATCCTGAAGGTGGTGGGCTGCAGATCAAATCCCTCAACTGGTACGAAGACAGCAACTACAAGGCTATGTTTGGAAACTACAATAGCAGTGAAGACGAGGCAACAACGCCCTACGACAACTCATCCA CTCCATACTGTAACAATCTGGTGAAGAACATGGACTCCAACCCAATGTCCAGAATGATCTGGCAGGCTCTGAAGCCTCTGCTGATGGGAAAGATCCTATATACCCCTCACAACCCTGCCACCCAGAAGATCATCCATGAG GTGAATCGGACATTCCAGGAGCTAGGTGTATTCAGGGACCTGGGAGGTATGTGGGAGGAGATGAAACCCAAAGTGTGGAACTTCATGGAGAACAGCCAACAGATGGATCTGATCCGG ACTCTGCTGAAGAACAATGTTACTGCCAGGTTCTTCCATGCTCACCTGTCTGACACTGACTGGACCGTAGCAGATGTCTCCAACTTCTTGTCAAAACAAGCAGAAGATCCGCAGCCACAGGGCAGTGCCCTGACCTGGAGGGAGGTATTCAACGACACCGACCAGGCCATCATGAGTATCTCCCGCTTCATGGAG tgtgtgaaCCTGGACAAACTGGAGTCGGTCTCCACCGAGGAGCGGCTGGTCAACAAGTCCATGGTGCTGCTGGAGGACAGGAAGTTCTGGGCGGGTTTCGTGTTCCCAGACATCGCCCCCAATGCCACTGAGCTGCCAGCTAAAGTAAACTTCAAAATTCGCATGGACATTGACAACGTGGAGCGGACCAATAAGATCAAAGATGC GTACTGGGACCCGGGTCCTCGTGCCGACCCATTTGAGGACATGAGGTACATCTGGGGTGGATTCCTGTACCTGCAGGACATCATTGAGCAAGGCATCATTAGAGCAGTGACGGGCACCAAGGAGAAGACCGGTGTCTATATCCAGCAGATGCCTTACCCCTGCTATGTGGATGACAT tttcctTCGGGTCATGAGCCGCTCCATGCCTCTCTTCATGACGCTGGCCTGGATGTACTCAGTGGCAATCATCCTGAAGAGCGTAGTGTACGAGAAGGAGGCTCGACTGAAGGAGACAATGAGGATTATGGGGCTCGATAACGGCATCCTGTGGTTCAGCTGGTTCATCAGCAGCCTGATTCCTCTGCTTATCAGTGCCGgactgctggtgctgctgctcaaG AAGGGGAACCTGCTGCCCTACAGTGACCCTGGCGTGGTCTTCCTCTTCCTTGGAtcatttgctgtggtgaccgtCATGCAGTGTTTTCTAATCAGCACTGCGTTTGCTCGAGCAAACCTGGCTGCCGCATGTGGAGGGATCATCTACTTCACGCTGTATCTTCCATACGTTCTCTGTGTCGCCTGGCAGGACTACATCGGCTTTGGAACCAAAGTCTTTGCT AGCCTCCTGTCCCCTGTGGCGTTTGGGTTCGGCTGCGAGTACTTTGCTCTGTTCGAGGAGCAGGGTGTCGGTATCCAGTGGAAGAACCTGGTGTCAAGTCCTCTGGAGGAGGACGAATTCAGCCTCCGCACTGCCATCATCGTCATGTACTTTGACGCCTTCCTGTATGGAGTTCTGACCTGGTACATTGAGGCCGTGTTTCCAG GTCAGTACGGGATCCCACGGCCCTGGTATTTCCCCTTTACCAAGTCATACTGGTTTGGAGAGCCAGAGGGACCCTCCAGAAACATTCCTCTGAACCGTAAAGGAAATCCAGGAG CAGTGTGTATGGAGGAGGAGCCAGCTCACTTGGAGCCCGGCGTCTACATTGAGAACCTGGTGAAGGTTTATCGTCACGGGAAGAAGCTGGCAGTGGATGGATTGACACTCGGCTTCTACGAGGGACAGATCACCTCCTTTCTGGGACATAATGGAGCTGGAAAAACCACAACCAT GTCCATCCTGACCGGTTTGTTCCCTCCCACCTCCGGTACGGCCTACATTCTGGGAAAAGACATCCGGACAGAGCTGAGTGCCATCAGACAGAGTCTGGGAGTTTGTCCTCAGCACAATGTCCTCTTCAGCAT GCTGACGGTGGAGGAGCACATCTGGTTCTACGGACGGCTCAAAGGTCTGCCAGAGCAGCAGGTAAAAGGTGAGATTGAGCAGATCCTGCAGGACACTGGGCTGCCGCACAAACGCACCTCCAAGACTAGCACTCTGTCTGGGGGCATGCAGAGGAAACTTTCTGTGGCTCTGGCCTTTGTCGGGGGGTCAAAGGTCGTGATCCTGGACGAGCCCACGGCTGGAGTTGACCCCTATGCCCGTAGAGGAATCTGGGATTTGCTTCTGAATTACCGACAGG GTCGGACCATCATCCTGTCCACCCACCACATGGACGAGGCGGACATTCTGGGCGACCGGATCGCCATCATCTCCCATGGGAAGCTATGCTGCGTAGGCTCGTCTCTGTACCTGAAGAACCAGCTGGGGACGGGTTATTACCTGACACTGGTGAAGAAGGAACCCGAGCCTTCACTCAGCTCCTGCAGGAACTCATCCAGCACTGTGTCCTTTACAAAGAAG gaggaggagagcgGCTCGGTTAGCAGCAGTGACGCAGGACTCGGCAGCGAACATGAAAGTGAGGCCGCTACCATCG AGAATGGCCTGGCGTCATCGATCTGTGATGTCCCCTTTGTCCCTCCACACGTGTCCCCGGTGTCGAGTCTGATCATGCGTCACATCCCTGCTGCCCGCATGGCGGAGGACCTAGGAAATGAGCTGACCTACGTCCTGCCATACAGCGCCGCCAAGGATGGTGCCTTTGTGAAGCTCTTCAAAGACCTGGATGTAAAGCTGCCCGACCTCGGCATCTCCAGCTACGGAGTATCAGACACCACACTGGAAGAG ATTTTCTTAAAAGTAGCTGAAGATAACGGAGTTGACACTGAAGTGCCCTCAG ATGGTACACTTCCTGttcggaggaggaggaggactcaCGCCTTTGGTGGGGGAGACCCTCAGAGCTGTCTGAGACCTTTAACTGATGATAACAATGACAGCAACGAGTCTGATGGAGACCCTG AGTGCAGAGATACAGAGTGGCTGAAGTGCATTGATGGTAAAGGATCATATCAGGTGAAAGGCTGGAGTCTGAAGCGGCAGCAATTTGTGGCTCTGATGTGGAAACGCTTCCTGTACGCTCGGCGCTCCAGGAAGGGTTTCTTCGCTCAG attgttcttcctgctgtgtttgtctgcatcgCTCTGCTCTTCAGTCTCATAGTCCCGCCATTTGGAAAGTACCCCAGCCTGGAGCTGCAGCCCTGGATGTATGAGGACCAGGTCACATTCATCAG tgatgaTGCTCCCGGAGATACCAACATGCAGAAGTTATTGAACAGCCTGCTGGATGCACCGGGCTTTGGGACTCGCTGCATGGAAGGACATCCCATCCC GGAGGCTCCCTGTACTATGGGCGACGACGACTGGCACATTCCTGACGTCCCTGAAAGCGTCCAACAGCTGTTCAGTTCTGGGAACTGGACCATGGAGAACCCATCTCCAGGCTGTGTCTGCAGCAGTGATGGCAAGAAGAAGATGCTGCCAGACTGTCCTCCTGGAGCAGGAGGCCTGCCCCCCCCTGAG ATGAAGCTGAGCGCCACCGACACTCTGCAGAACCTGACAGGAAGAAACATCTCTGATTACCTGGTGAAAACCTATGCTCAGATCATTGGAAAAAG CTTGAAGAACAAAGTTTGGGTGAATGAGTTCAG gtATGGAGGATTCTCAGTGGGAGCCAGGAGCACTCAGGTGCTTCCACCTGCAAAAGAGATTGATGAAGCCATCGAGAGAGTCCGGAAGATCTTTGAGATTCAGAAG GGAGCAGCTGCTGATCGCTTCTTGGACAGTCTGTCAGGATTCATTAACGGTCTGGACACAAAGAACAACGTCAAG ATCTGGTTTAACAACAAAGGCTGGCACAGCATTGGCGCATTCATCAACGTGATGAGCAACGGGATCCTGAGAGCCAACCTTCCGAAGGGGAAGGACCCGAGCAGCTATGGCATCAGCGCGTTTAACCACCCTCTGAACCTGACTAAGGAACAGCTCTCGCAGGTGGCTCT GGTAACGACCTCTGTGGACGTCCTGGTGTCCATCTGTGTCATCTTCGCCATGTCATTTGTCCCAGCCAGCTTTGTGGTCTTCCTTATTCAGGAGCGTGTTAGCAAAGCTAAACACATGCATTTCATCAGTGGAGTGCAGCCGCTTCTGTATTGGGTGGCCAATTTCACGTGGGACATG tgtaACTACATCGTCCCTGCAACGCTTgtcatcctcatcttcatctgttTCCAACAAAAAGCCTACGTTTCCTCCACCAACCTGCCAGTActtgctctgctgctgctgctctatGG ctggtCGATCACGCCTCTCATGTACCCAGCCTCTTTCGTCTTCAACATCCCCAGCACGGCATATGTCGTCCTCACCAGCGTCAACATTCTAATTGGCATCAATGGCAGCATCGCTACCTTTGTCATGGAGCTCTTCGGAAACAAC gAAATTGGAGGAATCAATGACATCCTAAAGAACGTCCTCCTCATCTTCCCCCACTTCTGTCTCGGTCGAGGACTCATCGATATGGTGAAAAACCAGGCAATGGCCGATGCCCTTGAAAGATTCG GTGAGAACAGGTTCCGCTCTCCTCTGCAGTGGGACATGGTAGGAAAAAACCTGTTTGCCATGGCTGTGGAGGGAGTGGTGTTCTTCATCATCACTGTCCTCATCCAGTACAGGTTCTGCATCAAACCCAg GATGTGTCCTCTGTTTCTGTGCAGGCCCATCAGTAAACTCACCAAGCTGGGACCCCTGAGTGAGGAGGACGAGGATGTGGCCCGAGAGCGACAGAGGATTGTCCATGGACTTGGGCATGGAGACATCCTGGAGCTTCGAGAACTCACCaag GTGTTTAAGAGGAAACAGAAGCCGGCAGTGGATCGACTGTGTGTGGGGATTCCTCCAGGAGAG TGTTTCGGCCTGCTCGGTGTGAACGGAGCTGGAAAGACCACAACTTTTAAGATGCTGACAGGAGACACCATGGTGACCAGCGGAGAGGCCTTCCTTGCCAGGAAGAG tatCCTGAGGGAGATCGATGAGGTCCATCAGAACATGGGCTACTGTCCTCAGTTTGATGCCATCAACGAGTTGCTGACAGGACGAGAACATCTGGAGCTTTACGCTATTCTCAGGGGCGTCCCCGAGACTGAAGTCTGTGAT gtggCCGAGTGGGGCATCAAAAAGTTGGGTCTGGTGAAGTATGCTGACAAAGCAGCAGGAAGCTACAGTGGAGGAAACATGAGGAAACTGTCCACAGCCATGGCTCTGATAGGAGCTCCACCTGTCGTCTTTCTG GACGAACCCACCACTGGCATGGACCCCAAAGCCCGCCGTGCACTCTGGAACTGCATCCACAGCGTGATCAAGGAGGGCCGTTCCATTGTCCTAACTTCACACAG TATGGAGGAGTGTGAGGCTCTGTGCACCAGGATGGCCATCATGGTGAATGGCAGGTTCAGATGTCTTGGCAGCGTCCAGCACCTGAAGAACAG GTTTGGGGACGGGTACACCATCATCCTGCGGGTGGCGGGGCCTGACCCCGACCTGCTGCCCGTCATGAAGTTCATCGAGAGCGAGCTGAGCGGCAGCACGCTGAAGGAGAAACACAGGAACATGCTTCAGTATCAGCTGCCTTCATCTCTCACTTCACTCGCTCACATTTTCTCCATCCTGGCCAAAAATAAAGAGACACTGAAAATCGAAGACTACTCTGTCTCCCAGACCACACTGGACCAG gTGTTTGTTAACTTTGCAAAGGACCAGAGCGACGACTATCACTCCAAAGACAACTCAGTAAGACGCAAGGACGTCTCCATCGACATCTCCACTCTGAGCTCAAAGAaaggagctgcagagagcggGGGTGGGTTGAGCGAAAGCGTCATGTAA